A section of the Verrucomicrobium sp. GAS474 genome encodes:
- a CDS encoding DUF5069 domain-containing protein: protein MSKTSIPAPDLSQRPPRSPRVRLGGFPILPRALDKGRAKAAGKAGEYHYNCPLDQSFFDFVQVDGGAVLKEIKKGKGDWEILEWILANAKRKPTPWEIDQWASFVETRTFDTVQSKERILNETKRLNANRSDLLTRFDLLDLDDHVTFGGKA, encoded by the coding sequence ATGAGCAAGACCTCCATTCCCGCCCCCGACCTCAGCCAACGCCCTCCCCGCAGCCCCCGTGTCCGCCTCGGAGGCTTCCCGATCCTCCCCCGCGCTCTCGACAAGGGCCGCGCCAAGGCGGCGGGCAAGGCGGGCGAGTACCATTACAATTGCCCGCTCGACCAGTCCTTCTTCGACTTCGTCCAGGTCGACGGCGGGGCCGTCCTCAAGGAGATCAAGAAGGGCAAGGGGGATTGGGAGATCCTCGAATGGATCCTCGCCAACGCGAAGCGGAAGCCGACGCCGTGGGAGATCGACCAATGGGCCTCCTTCGTCGAGACCCGGACCTTCGATACCGTCCAGTCGAAGGAACGGATCCTCAACGAGACGAAGCGGCTCAACGCGAACCGGTCCGATCTCCTCACCCGTTTCGACCTCCTCGATCTCGACGACCACGTCACCTTCGGCGGCAAGGCCTAA
- a CDS encoding class I SAM-dependent methyltransferase, which yields MSRTANASEKEAVRHGRQLHWSHISTDYLEYRPTYPRPFFDLLRLLGVGVPKQALLDLGCGTGALAVPLALRGAHVTGIDLSEEQIAAAQEAARRADIRINFQVASAERTGLPDHGFDAITASMCWGYFDKKKVIPEILRLLRPGGLLVIASLIWTDEGDLIAARTNELIRRHNPAFRTQPRAGGDVDLVPEWSKKHFRLRTFQSHRTTLPFTSASWRGRIRASRWIGAALSLEETAKFDREHRILLEETAAPCFDIAHDIRLQIFEVLPPA from the coding sequence ATGAGCCGCACCGCCAACGCCAGCGAAAAGGAAGCCGTCAGGCACGGTCGCCAACTCCACTGGTCCCATATTTCGACCGACTACCTCGAGTACCGTCCCACCTACCCGCGCCCCTTTTTCGACCTTCTCCGCCTCCTCGGCGTCGGCGTGCCGAAGCAGGCCCTCCTCGACCTCGGCTGCGGAACCGGAGCCCTCGCCGTTCCCCTGGCCCTGCGCGGGGCCCACGTCACGGGCATCGATCTTTCCGAGGAGCAGATCGCGGCCGCGCAGGAGGCCGCCCGCCGCGCCGACATCCGGATCAACTTCCAAGTCGCCTCGGCGGAAAGGACCGGCCTTCCCGACCACGGCTTCGATGCCATCACCGCCAGCATGTGCTGGGGCTATTTCGACAAAAAGAAGGTCATCCCCGAAATCCTGCGCCTTCTCCGCCCGGGAGGCCTCCTCGTCATCGCTTCCCTCATCTGGACGGACGAGGGCGACCTCATCGCCGCCCGGACGAACGAACTCATCCGACGCCACAATCCCGCCTTCCGGACCCAGCCCCGGGCGGGCGGCGATGTCGATCTGGTTCCCGAGTGGTCGAAAAAGCATTTCCGCCTCCGCACCTTCCAATCCCACCGGACCACCCTTCCCTTTACCTCGGCCTCGTGGCGGGGCCGGATCCGGGCGTCGCGGTGGATCGGGGCGGCACTCTCCCTCGAGGAGACGGCGAAGTTCGATCGCGAGCATCGCATCCTCCTTGAGGAAACCGCCGCCCCCTGCTTCGACATCGCCCACGACATCCGCCTTCAGATCTTTGAGGTACTGCCTCCCGCCTAA
- a CDS encoding acyl-CoA dehydrogenase family protein produces the protein MSLSASIPTPAKNPGVPLPVLPSRPTKDWIDLARELSAEWRQTAVQRERKGRLPVAELRQLRETGLVNLLIPKRFGGLGATFGEAARVVVELSKGDPGLGALLAFHLYASSVPRLYDPEGGAERIERASAENRWLWGNAHQPSRVKDFTAAPLPNGSFVLNGRKEWSTGFSLADVSTVLARRTDRNELLWALVPPTREGLLFHDDWDHLGLRLAETQTIDFDHVEVKPHEVIPSTLGEPVLGFPPLYVALTSLFWGANHIGAALGALEQAREYTLSTTRARRGSGSDSAAKDPYILADYGDFWIQLEAAQALLEKTAAGIQDAFDRRGSVSVREVGEVGVRASALRAFATQAGLDVTSRIYDVTGARATANRHGFDRYWRDIRTLSLHNPVIYLVKGVGDYALNGVVGGTGSFL, from the coding sequence ATGTCGCTTTCCGCCTCTATCCCGACTCCGGCCAAGAACCCCGGCGTCCCTCTTCCGGTTCTCCCTTCTCGCCCGACCAAGGATTGGATCGATCTCGCCCGGGAGCTTTCCGCCGAGTGGAGGCAAACTGCCGTCCAGCGTGAGCGGAAGGGACGGCTGCCCGTTGCCGAGCTGCGGCAGCTTCGCGAGACGGGGCTGGTCAATCTGCTCATTCCCAAGCGATTCGGCGGCCTCGGCGCGACCTTCGGCGAGGCGGCCCGCGTCGTGGTCGAACTCAGCAAGGGCGATCCCGGCCTCGGGGCGCTGCTCGCCTTCCACCTCTATGCCTCCTCCGTCCCCCGGCTCTACGATCCCGAGGGCGGCGCGGAGCGGATCGAGCGGGCCTCGGCCGAGAACCGCTGGCTCTGGGGCAACGCGCACCAGCCCTCCCGGGTCAAGGACTTCACCGCCGCCCCGCTGCCGAACGGAAGCTTCGTCCTCAACGGGCGCAAGGAATGGTCGACCGGCTTCTCCCTCGCCGACGTGAGCACCGTCCTCGCCCGGCGGACCGACCGGAACGAGCTCCTCTGGGCCCTCGTCCCGCCGACCCGCGAGGGGCTCCTCTTTCACGACGATTGGGACCATCTCGGCCTCCGCCTCGCCGAGACGCAGACGATCGACTTCGATCACGTCGAGGTGAAGCCCCACGAGGTCATCCCGTCGACGCTCGGCGAACCCGTCCTCGGCTTCCCGCCTCTCTACGTCGCGCTGACCTCCCTCTTCTGGGGGGCGAACCATATCGGGGCGGCCCTCGGGGCGCTCGAGCAGGCGCGCGAGTACACGCTCTCCACCACGCGCGCCCGGCGGGGTTCGGGTTCCGACAGCGCGGCAAAGGACCCCTACATCCTCGCCGACTACGGCGATTTTTGGATTCAGCTCGAAGCGGCCCAGGCCCTCCTCGAGAAAACCGCCGCCGGAATCCAGGACGCCTTCGATCGTCGCGGCTCCGTCAGCGTGCGGGAAGTCGGCGAGGTCGGCGTCCGCGCCTCGGCGCTGCGGGCCTTCGCGACCCAGGCCGGCCTCGACGTCACCTCCCGGATCTACGACGTCACTGGGGCGCGAGCCACGGCCAACCGCCACGGTTTCGACCGCTACTGGCGGGACATCCGGACCCTGAGCCTCCACAACCCCGTGATCTACCTCGTGAAGGGGGTCGGCGACTATGCCCTCAACGGCGTCGTCGGTGGGACGGGGTCGTTTCTCTAA
- a CDS encoding ABC transporter ATP-binding protein — MPHSTDALLRSPEAPELPVDPFRFLLRFVKRYRGWYVAICALETGAAVGAIFAAATIGQVVKALGHAAGGEGFGVLLGPCLAFAGYNAAEVVLTRVAGACRMRSMPYLRTSVTRELYAYLQCHSHRFLNDNFAGALAHRIAETSQGTGMAMGMILFDFLPIVVKIAVSVVLLSFASGLLATFLGVWAVLFLGLSWIFARKCRLLARRHAAARSEMTGKLVDSVTNLSSVRLFARLGFERTYLDGYLDAEVAAGRKAFGYMERVLWFQYAASFVLKAGLLFLAAFLWRTGRIDVACFVGAVSMALLIIGELRNLARRLMEFFEFLGNIANGVQSIVRSHEVVDREGAPALRVTRGGIVFRDVGFSYGGEKGGRRVFDGLNLVIEPRQRVGLVGFSGSGKSSLLNLVLRLYDPQEGAVLIDGKDIREVSQSSLHSQIGFIPQDPGLFHRTLRENIGYGSPGIGEEAIRRAAVLAHADGFIEGMRDEYDSLVGERGVKLSGGQRQRIAIARVVAKDAPILIMDEATSSLDSLTERAIQESLDAMMKDRTVLVVAHRLSTIAHLDRILVFDSGRIVEDGGHRELLARDGAYARLWNSQINGFLPEEDEKAVSLEAV, encoded by the coding sequence ATGCCCCATTCCACCGATGCCCTCCTCCGCAGTCCCGAGGCCCCCGAGCTGCCCGTCGATCCCTTCCGCTTCCTCCTCCGTTTCGTCAAGCGCTACCGGGGCTGGTATGTGGCCATCTGCGCGCTCGAGACCGGGGCGGCCGTCGGGGCGATCTTCGCCGCGGCGACGATCGGGCAGGTCGTCAAGGCATTGGGACACGCTGCGGGCGGGGAGGGGTTCGGCGTGCTCCTTGGGCCGTGCCTTGCCTTCGCCGGATACAATGCCGCCGAGGTCGTCCTGACCCGTGTGGCCGGTGCCTGTCGGATGAGGTCGATGCCTTACCTGCGGACCAGCGTCACCCGGGAGCTCTACGCCTACCTCCAGTGCCACTCCCACCGTTTCCTTAATGACAACTTCGCCGGGGCCCTCGCCCACCGGATCGCCGAGACCTCCCAGGGCACCGGCATGGCGATGGGGATGATCCTCTTCGACTTTCTCCCCATCGTGGTGAAGATCGCCGTCTCCGTCGTCCTCCTCTCCTTTGCCTCGGGCCTTCTGGCGACCTTTCTCGGCGTCTGGGCGGTCCTGTTCCTCGGCCTTTCGTGGATCTTCGCCCGGAAGTGCCGTCTCCTGGCCCGCCGCCATGCCGCGGCCCGGAGCGAGATGACGGGGAAGCTCGTCGACTCGGTGACGAACCTCTCCAGCGTCCGCCTCTTCGCCCGGCTCGGTTTCGAGCGGACCTATCTCGACGGCTACCTCGACGCCGAGGTGGCGGCGGGCCGGAAGGCCTTCGGTTACATGGAGCGCGTCCTCTGGTTCCAGTACGCCGCCTCCTTCGTCCTCAAGGCGGGGCTCCTCTTCCTCGCCGCCTTCCTGTGGCGCACGGGGCGGATCGACGTGGCCTGCTTCGTCGGCGCCGTCAGCATGGCCCTCCTGATCATCGGGGAGTTGCGGAACCTCGCCCGCCGCCTCATGGAATTCTTCGAGTTCCTCGGGAACATCGCCAACGGCGTCCAGTCGATCGTCCGCTCCCACGAGGTCGTCGACCGCGAGGGGGCCCCGGCCCTCCGCGTCACGCGGGGCGGGATCGTCTTCCGCGACGTCGGCTTCTCCTATGGCGGGGAAAAGGGCGGGCGGCGCGTTTTCGACGGCCTCAACCTGGTCATCGAGCCTCGTCAGCGGGTCGGCCTCGTCGGCTTCTCCGGCTCGGGCAAGTCGTCTCTCCTCAACCTCGTCCTCCGCCTCTACGATCCCCAGGAGGGGGCCGTCCTGATCGACGGGAAGGACATCCGCGAGGTTTCCCAGTCGTCGCTCCACTCCCAGATCGGCTTCATCCCCCAGGATCCCGGTCTCTTCCATCGGACCCTTCGGGAAAACATCGGCTACGGCAGCCCCGGGATCGGCGAGGAGGCCATCCGGCGTGCCGCCGTGCTGGCCCATGCCGACGGCTTCATCGAAGGGATGCGGGACGAGTACGATTCCCTGGTCGGCGAGCGGGGCGTGAAGCTCTCCGGAGGGCAGCGGCAGCGGATCGCCATTGCCCGGGTCGTGGCGAAGGACGCTCCCATCCTCATCATGGACGAGGCGACCTCGAGCCTCGATTCCCTCACCGAACGGGCGATCCAGGAGAGCCTCGACGCCATGATGAAGGATCGCACCGTCCTCGTCGTCGCCCACCGCCTCTCGACCATCGCCCATCTCGACCGAATCCTCGTCTTCGATTCGGGCCGAATCGTCGAGGACGGCGGCCATCGGGAGCTTTTGGCCAGGGACGGTGCTTACGCCCGGCTTTGGAACAGCCAGATCAACGGGTTCCTTCCCGAAGAGGACGAGAAGGCCGTCTCTCTGGAAGCGGTTTAG
- a CDS encoding bifunctional 3,4-dihydroxy-2-butanone-4-phosphate synthase/GTP cyclohydrolase II — protein MHLPLASRRRKAPAKAKKPGSGPAPDSIPDILDALRRGKIVVVSDDENRENEGDLVAAAQGVTAETINFMARHGRGLICAPITRERAALLGIPRMVAENRESMKTDFTVSIDAARGITTGISAADRARTIGLLADPRATKADLVQPGHIFPLQAKPGGVLQRAGHTEAAVDLMRLAGLDPSAVICEILGEDGAMARLPALRRFAARHGLKRCTIGALIEYRRRTERLVRRIESISLPTDHGPFTLHLYASDLDGAEHIALVRGDLPDPAHQGEPVLVRVHSECLTGDVFGSNRCDCGSQLDTALAAIARAGRGVLLYMRQEGRGIGLRGKIRAYKLQEEGLDTVEANLRLGYGSDLREYGLGAQILADLGLSRIRLLTNNPKKIVGLAGYGLEIAGRVPIRISANKHNRTYLETKRRKLGHLL, from the coding sequence ATGCACCTCCCCCTCGCCTCCCGCCGGAGAAAGGCACCGGCCAAGGCTAAAAAGCCGGGCTCCGGTCCCGCCCCGGATTCGATTCCCGACATCCTAGACGCGCTGCGCCGGGGGAAGATCGTGGTCGTCAGCGACGACGAGAACCGCGAAAACGAAGGCGATCTCGTCGCCGCCGCCCAGGGCGTCACGGCCGAGACGATCAACTTCATGGCCCGCCACGGCCGAGGCCTGATCTGCGCGCCGATCACCCGGGAGCGGGCCGCCCTCCTCGGCATCCCCCGGATGGTCGCCGAGAACCGGGAGAGCATGAAGACCGACTTCACCGTCTCCATCGACGCCGCCCGGGGAATCACCACCGGCATCAGCGCGGCCGATCGCGCCCGGACCATCGGCCTCCTCGCCGATCCCCGCGCGACGAAGGCCGACCTCGTCCAGCCCGGCCACATCTTCCCCCTCCAGGCGAAGCCGGGGGGCGTCCTCCAGCGGGCCGGACACACCGAGGCGGCCGTCGATCTCATGCGCCTCGCCGGGCTCGACCCCTCCGCCGTCATCTGCGAGATCCTCGGCGAGGACGGCGCGATGGCCCGCCTCCCCGCCCTGCGCCGCTTCGCCGCCCGCCACGGGCTGAAGCGCTGCACCATCGGCGCCCTCATCGAGTACCGGCGGCGAACGGAGCGCCTCGTCCGACGGATCGAGAGCATCTCCCTGCCGACCGACCACGGCCCCTTCACCCTCCACCTCTACGCCTCGGACCTCGACGGGGCCGAGCACATCGCCCTCGTCCGGGGCGATCTCCCGGACCCCGCCCATCAAGGGGAACCGGTCCTCGTCCGCGTCCACAGCGAATGCCTCACCGGGGATGTCTTCGGCTCGAACCGGTGCGATTGCGGCTCGCAGCTCGACACCGCGCTGGCCGCGATCGCGCGGGCCGGGCGCGGCGTCCTCCTCTACATGCGCCAGGAGGGGCGGGGCATCGGGCTGCGGGGCAAGATCCGCGCCTACAAACTCCAGGAAGAGGGCCTCGATACCGTCGAGGCCAACCTCCGGCTCGGCTATGGGAGCGACCTCCGCGAGTACGGCCTCGGAGCCCAGATCCTGGCCGACCTCGGGCTCTCCCGCATCCGGCTGCTGACGAACAACCCGAAGAAGATTGTCGGCCTGGCCGGGTACGGCCTCGAAATCGCCGGGCGGGTCCCGATCCGCATCTCCGCCAACAAACACAACCGCACCTACCTCGAAACCAAACGCCGCAAACTGGGCCACCTCCTATGA
- a CDS encoding MFS transporter: protein MVRCGVGAVNIEAPDAVPVAMPALPSSPPDRDPYLAFRHRSYRLFFGGRLLFQVGNQMQVAAIGWLVYERFGTTMALAYVGLVQVIPVFFGVLPAGHLADRLDRRKILLVSQSIFFCCSLALGLLSLLGGPPVWMYPILFVMALGRVFALPAVSSLVPLLIPRESLANATTWTSTLIELSGLIGPALGGAIIAFSGSATPVFFLTTGCALLCIPLFASLPLREQPGLTAGGVAGVSWEWDDLLSGFRFILKNRLLLAAACLDLFATLFGGVMALLPVVAKDLLHAGPEGFGWLRAAPSFGAVAMAVVTTHLPPWRRSGRVLFFAVVGFGLAVIVFGFSTSFWLSFAMLVLTGVFDNINVVIRQTLIQYITPEVMRGRIMAINFFCVGTSNELGAFESGLAARLFGTVPSIVLGGVGTFLAVAAVMRLSPGLRRLGPLHEVKAIPHL from the coding sequence ATGGTGCGGTGCGGAGTGGGTGCGGTGAACATTGAAGCTCCCGACGCCGTCCCGGTTGCCATGCCGGCTCTGCCTTCCTCCCCTCCGGACCGCGACCCCTATCTCGCGTTCCGGCACCGCTCCTATCGCCTTTTCTTCGGTGGCCGGCTCCTTTTTCAGGTGGGGAATCAGATGCAGGTGGCCGCCATCGGCTGGCTCGTCTACGAGCGGTTCGGAACGACGATGGCCTTGGCCTACGTCGGCCTCGTCCAGGTGATTCCCGTCTTCTTCGGGGTCCTCCCGGCGGGCCACCTCGCCGACCGGCTCGACCGGAGGAAAATCCTCCTCGTTTCGCAGTCGATCTTCTTCTGCTGTTCCCTCGCGCTCGGGCTCCTCTCGCTCCTCGGCGGGCCTCCCGTCTGGATGTACCCGATTCTCTTCGTCATGGCCCTGGGAAGGGTCTTCGCCCTCCCGGCGGTTTCCTCGCTCGTCCCGCTCCTCATCCCGCGCGAGAGCCTGGCCAACGCGACGACGTGGACGAGCACCCTGATCGAGCTGAGCGGCCTCATCGGACCGGCGCTCGGCGGCGCGATCATCGCCTTCAGCGGCTCGGCGACGCCGGTTTTCTTCCTCACCACCGGATGCGCCCTCCTTTGCATCCCGCTCTTCGCCTCGCTCCCGTTGCGGGAGCAGCCCGGGTTGACCGCGGGAGGGGTGGCCGGAGTCTCCTGGGAGTGGGACGATCTTCTCAGCGGCTTCCGCTTTATCCTCAAGAACCGCCTCCTTCTCGCGGCGGCCTGCCTCGATCTTTTCGCGACTCTTTTCGGTGGCGTCATGGCCCTTCTTCCCGTCGTGGCGAAGGACCTCCTCCATGCGGGTCCCGAGGGCTTCGGCTGGCTCCGGGCGGCGCCCTCCTTCGGTGCCGTGGCGATGGCGGTCGTGACGACCCACCTCCCTCCGTGGCGGCGCTCGGGCCGGGTCCTCTTCTTTGCCGTCGTCGGGTTCGGGCTCGCCGTGATCGTCTTTGGCTTCTCGACCTCGTTCTGGCTTTCCTTTGCCATGCTCGTCCTCACCGGCGTCTTCGACAACATCAATGTCGTCATCCGGCAGACGTTGATCCAATACATCACTCCCGAGGTGATGCGGGGGCGGATCATGGCGATCAACTTCTTCTGCGTCGGCACCTCGAATGAACTCGGCGCATTCGAGTCGGGCCTCGCGGCACGCCTCTTCGGAACGGTTCCCTCGATCGTCCTGGGGGGCGTGGGAACCTTCCTTGCCGTCGCCGCCGTGATGCGGCTCTCCCCGGGGCTCCGCCGCCTCGGCCCCCTGCACGAGGTGAAGGCGATCCCCCACCTCTGA
- a CDS encoding biopolymer transporter ExbD has protein sequence MKLLSPIPHKKARLEIIPLIDIMFFLLATMMLVSLNMVQLKTLRLNLPTAQKATQENKSDFSTLAVKQDGTIWLDRQEIAKGDLVSALKKLKESKPEVRVLISGDAASAHGDVIAVLDRVRAAGIEKVAFQTKADGASAPASN, from the coding sequence ATGAAGCTGCTCTCTCCCATTCCTCATAAGAAGGCCCGGCTGGAGATCATCCCGCTGATCGACATCATGTTCTTCCTGCTGGCGACGATGATGCTCGTCAGCCTGAACATGGTGCAGCTCAAGACGCTCCGCCTCAACCTGCCCACGGCCCAGAAGGCGACGCAGGAGAACAAGAGCGACTTCTCCACCCTCGCCGTGAAGCAGGACGGCACGATCTGGCTCGACCGGCAGGAGATCGCCAAGGGCGACCTCGTCTCCGCGCTGAAGAAGCTCAAGGAGAGCAAGCCCGAGGTCCGTGTCCTCATCTCGGGCGATGCCGCCTCGGCGCACGGCGACGTCATCGCCGTCCTCGATCGCGTCCGCGCGGCCGGAATCGAGAAGGTCGCCTTCCAGACGAAGGCCGACGGAGCCTCCGCTCCGGCCTCAAACTAG
- a CDS encoding energy transducer TonB, which translates to MSTLILDAPAAGSAFRAPAAPVPPVPRPALLVGVLPQSGLKKPLLIAVSLHVVLIGLGFLSRHDTLLDLINKGEVESVAASDPVSQPPIEIVDLVPPPPSVDNPEFVVPKEVRIELPKPEEKPQPKPTPVAAAPAYAFQKPVVGDPNFPKPPYPYAAKAKHQQGTVTLALSVAEGQVVDVQVSESSGYVVLDSSAVAWIRQKWRFPATMTRNFTQPISFQLANG; encoded by the coding sequence ATGAGTACCTTGATCCTTGATGCGCCCGCCGCCGGGTCCGCGTTCCGCGCGCCTGCGGCCCCTGTTCCTCCCGTCCCCCGGCCCGCCCTCCTTGTGGGCGTGCTGCCCCAGAGCGGGCTGAAGAAGCCGCTCCTCATCGCGGTCAGCCTTCATGTCGTCCTCATCGGCCTCGGCTTCCTGAGCCGCCACGACACGCTTCTCGACCTCATCAACAAGGGGGAGGTCGAGTCCGTGGCGGCGAGCGATCCCGTTTCGCAGCCGCCCATCGAGATCGTCGATCTCGTTCCCCCGCCCCCGTCCGTCGACAATCCCGAGTTCGTCGTCCCGAAGGAGGTTCGGATCGAGCTGCCGAAGCCCGAGGAGAAGCCCCAGCCGAAGCCGACTCCCGTCGCGGCGGCTCCGGCCTACGCTTTCCAGAAGCCCGTCGTCGGCGATCCGAATTTTCCCAAGCCTCCCTATCCCTACGCCGCGAAGGCGAAGCACCAGCAGGGGACGGTGACGCTTGCCCTGAGCGTTGCGGAAGGGCAGGTCGTCGATGTCCAGGTGAGCGAGTCGTCGGGCTATGTCGTCCTCGATTCCTCGGCTGTGGCGTGGATCCGCCAGAAGTGGCGTTTCCCCGCGACGATGACCCGGAACTTCACTCAGCCGATTTCCTTCCAGCTGGCCAACGGATAG
- a CDS encoding energy transducer TonB → MPRAVGAAVVLHLLLIGLGFASRQDTLLDLIDRGQREAVIGGSQAEVPVTTVELLAFAEEPPAPLDTPAFVVPREAVEPPLPKPEAAVEEESSEELREEAVAVVAKQEPPAPEPSSAMATAAASEMVSSPVAIPAPIFAQQEVVIGNKDFPKPPYPYAAKRNRYEGTVTLNLSVADGRIVEVEVARSSGHAILDSSAAAWIRQRWRFAPGISRTLSQAVTFQLSDG, encoded by the coding sequence TTGCCCCGCGCCGTCGGCGCGGCGGTGGTCCTCCACCTGCTTCTGATCGGGCTCGGATTCGCCAGCCGCCAGGACACCCTCCTCGACCTGATTGACCGGGGGCAAAGGGAGGCCGTGATCGGGGGCTCCCAAGCCGAAGTGCCGGTGACGACTGTCGAGCTTCTGGCCTTCGCCGAGGAGCCTCCTGCGCCTCTCGACACCCCCGCCTTCGTCGTGCCGAGGGAAGCGGTCGAGCCGCCGCTCCCGAAGCCCGAGGCGGCGGTGGAGGAGGAGTCCAGCGAGGAGTTGAGGGAGGAGGCGGTGGCCGTCGTCGCCAAGCAAGAGCCTCCCGCGCCGGAACCCTCATCGGCAATGGCGACGGCGGCGGCATCCGAGATGGTGTCTTCTCCGGTTGCCATTCCCGCCCCGATCTTCGCGCAGCAGGAGGTCGTGATCGGGAACAAGGACTTTCCGAAGCCTCCCTATCCGTATGCAGCGAAGCGGAACCGATACGAGGGGACGGTCACGCTCAACCTGAGCGTCGCTGACGGGCGCATCGTCGAGGTCGAGGTCGCCCGCTCCTCCGGCCACGCGATTCTCGACAGCTCGGCCGCCGCCTGGATCCGGCAGCGTTGGCGGTTCGCTCCCGGCATCTCGAGGACGCTCTCCCAGGCCGTCACGTTCCAGCTTTCGGACGGTTGA
- a CDS encoding MotA/TolQ/ExbB proton channel family protein, with translation MANIVVDTFVKGGPVMWPILVTSLTAASVVAERAIWWIGTGAKRESKRLEQVYAALEQGDLEKASRQARDTKDPVLQVVWHGLNHHHTSLQNALQVSAGVQIESAGRFLGVLDTIITLAPLLGLLGTVTGIMEAFRFVGSEDLQAIKVSGGVAEALIATSAGLAIAIFTLIPYNYFSSRVAKLTFEIQTAATNVEVLLEAGKKNREANRNTNSIPAHEAALSHSS, from the coding sequence ATGGCAAACATTGTGGTCGATACATTCGTGAAGGGGGGCCCTGTCATGTGGCCGATCCTGGTGACTTCGCTCACAGCGGCTTCGGTCGTCGCGGAGCGGGCGATCTGGTGGATCGGGACCGGCGCAAAACGGGAATCGAAGCGCCTCGAGCAGGTCTATGCGGCGCTCGAGCAAGGGGACCTGGAGAAAGCCTCGCGGCAGGCCCGGGATACGAAGGATCCGGTCCTTCAGGTTGTCTGGCACGGGCTGAATCACCACCACACGTCGCTCCAGAACGCGTTGCAGGTCTCGGCCGGCGTCCAGATCGAGAGCGCGGGCCGCTTCCTCGGCGTCCTCGACACGATCATCACCCTCGCCCCGCTCCTCGGCCTCCTCGGGACGGTGACGGGAATCATGGAGGCGTTCCGCTTCGTGGGGAGCGAGGACCTTCAGGCGATCAAGGTGAGCGGCGGCGTCGCCGAGGCCCTCATCGCGACGTCGGCCGGTCTGGCCATCGCGATCTTCACGCTCATTCCCTATAATTACTTCTCCTCCCGCGTGGCGAAGCTCACCTTCGAGATCCAGACTGCGGCGACGAACGTCGAGGTCCTGCTCGAGGCCGGGAAAAAGAATCGCGAGGCGAACCGCAACACGAACTCCATCCCCGCTCATGAAGCTGCTCTCTCCCATTCCTCATAA